GAGGGATTGAACTGCCTGTTAAATTTTCCGCTATTTATGTTACCTGCCCCCCAAGTTGAATCAAGTAAATACCATTTATTATTAATTTTTACGGCATTCCAAGCATGATTTATTTCAGTAGTATTACCAATAACATAACCGTATCCCTTAGAGGATGTTTGAAAAGTTTTGAAGGGTTAAATTTTATGCCAGTCGCCTCACCATGATCCGGATCATGGCAAGGTAGATAAATGTCTCCGATGTTTGGGGCAATAACTCATAGTCTCTGACCAATCGGCGACAGCCCATTAGCCAGCCAAAAGTTCGCTCCACTACCCACCGCTTTTTCAACAACACGAACCCTTTGGTTTGTTCTGGTCGCAGCACTACCTGCACAATCCAACGACAAACGTTCATCACCCATTGCATGAATGGCTCACCGTCAAAGCCTGCATCAACCCAAATTGTATGCAGACGAGACACTGCTGGAGCCATCTTTTTAACTCGCTTGAGTACTTGTTTGCCGCCCTCACGCTCTCCAACGTTCGCCGCACTCACTAACACTCGCAGCACTAAGCCCAACGTATCCACTGTCAAAAACCGTTTGCGTCCCTTAGTTAATTTACCTGCATCAAAGCCGACTGCCTTGCTGACCATTGCCGCGCTTTTGACACTTTGACTGTCAATGATTGCTTCGGATGGGCTTGGTTGTCGCTCCTGAGCCACTCTCATCCACTGCCGCAGACGCTCATGTATCCTGAGCCAAGTTCCATCAAGACGCCAGTTGCGAAAGTATGTGTACACTGTTTGCCATGCTGGGAAGTCACTCGGTAAAGATCGCCAGCGCACCCCCTCCACTAGAACATAAAATATAGCGTTGAGAACTGCCCACATCTTGGCTTCACGGGGACGACCACCAGGTTTTGGTTCTGGAATCAGGTCACTGAGCAATTCATACTGGGCAAGAGTCAGATTACTAGGGTAAGCTTTACTCATTGTACTCACTCGGTGCTGTGTTCTTTACTATTCGCAGCTTACACTGGGTGAGCTTTTTTACTACCTAACCGACTTTTAAAACATCCTCTTAGCATAACCATCAACAACAACCACGTCCAATCCTATAGCTTTAGCAAAAGCTTTGTAAAGGTTTGCAAACCCTGAACATACACCTTTTCGGGTTTTAAGAGTCTCTTGTGAACTCAAATCTCCATAATTACCACTTAGGTAAGTTGATACATCGTAGGTAATGTTATAGGTAATCCAAGAATATATAATGCGGGCTTTTTCTGCTTCTGTCTTGGTATAACGGGATAAGAGAGAAGCTAATTCAAAAACCGAAGTACCGTCATAATGAACAGAAGAAGCGTAATTATCTATTTTAGTAAAATCCGTATTTTTCAATTCATCAATTGAACCAACTCTTAGAGATTGTTTATTATTATCTAATTCCAACTCTTCTGAAATAGAATCATAGCGTAAGTCACCAAAAGAAAAATGCTTGCCTATTAGGAATTTGTTATATATGATGTGCGAATTATTTTTAATAGTAACTAAGCTAGAAACAAGAACTAATCCAATTAATAAAAAAATAGCAGAGCTATCTTGAGAAGCTTGACAATATCTTTTCTTGCCAATTTGCAGTTTTTTGTATTTACTTCTTTTCAACATTTGCTTTTACTCCTATTAAAGGTCTCTAACAATATTTTTATCTTTTCAATATTCGTAAAGTTACAATAAAAATAGACCCTTTAAATTTGAGTACTATTCTGGCTCATAAGTTAAAATTTAAAGAGTTCTTTTGACAATCAAATATCATGTCTACCTGAATTAAGTAGTTTACGGTAACTCCCTATCCTCGTTTATACAATTAGTTAGGAGTTATGTTGACTGCTATTTATCAGTAAGATTTCATGCATTTCTCTAAGACGTGCATCTTTGGAAGACTCGGCGTTGAGTTTGTCACAAAGCTTTTGCCAGCTCTGTGCTTTGACTTTGAAAGAATCTTTAGCACTCTTAAAACTACTAAATTGCTTTTTTAAATCTTGAGTTGTGTACATTTGTATGTTCGGGTGTGACTCAGAGGGTCTTATTCATATCAATCCCCTGGAGAAAACAGCGCTAACAAACTAATTGTGAAGAGATGGTGAAATAGGATGAAGATTTTCAGATCAAAACTAGACCGCAGCTACAGCATTCTGCCAACAATGCAGCTAGGCGTGGCTGGATATCTACGATACGGGTTTTGAGCTTGCCTTTGGTGGTAGCCTTTCTAGTCAGATATCTGGAGTGCCAGCGCTTCGGATACCCGACAGCCAGTGAATAGAAAGATGCCAAACAGCGCTTTATCCCTTGGCGATCGCAACCCGTCAGTAAAGAGCCGCCTCAATTCCTCTGGGGTGAGAATCTACTCTTAGAGCAATTAAACTAGCTTAAGTCGTTATTCACGATAGTAGCGATCGCCTGTTGGGCGTTGGCAGGGAACTCTACAAAATTTACTCGGCGTAGTAGAGCGATCGCCAGTAAAACAAAACTTGTCTCTAGCCCAAATACTAATCCATAAGTCAGAAGAGTTGTAAATAGCAGGCTATGACAGTTACGTAACTGTCTACTTGGTCTTGTCATTCGCGTCAGTCGCCGCTATCGTTCAACCTTAATCAAGATGCAGAGACGATGCAAAAGTCCAAGAAGCAAAGTGTTACGCTAAGCTTGAGGTTAACCCTAGAGGAATAGGGATACTTGTAAGAGCTGCATCTAAAATACTCTCTAAGAGTAACCCAGGGTCGTTACTGTGATTGAGTATATGTGAAGACAGATCTTTGGAGAACATGCTGAAGAATAGATTGGGATAGCCTCCAGGTTTAGCCAACCGAAAACTAACAATAATAGCCTACGCAGATCCTATCATGAACGCTATTGAGCCTAACTACGTAAAAACCTCTGAATACAATAAAGACATTGAAAGACGGTTAACACTGGCAAAGCAGAGGTTAGAAGTCGCCTTACGAGATCCTTGGGTAGCTGCTCAGGTTAAGCTCCTGCGAGGGTATCTTGACCAGATAATGAACTTTAGGCAGGAAAACTACGATAAGTCCAAGCTCGATGCTGTCCGTAGAAGAGTCAGAGAATGGCTCTATCGTAACCATAACGAAAACGGCATCTTGGCTTTTATGACTTTCATCATGCATACCGAGTTGGATGAGGATGAAGAAGTTTCTGGCTGGGCTGAAGATGAAATGTGGCAGTTTGCTACTAATCGCGGCTGGATCGACCTATGCGAACGATATGAAGCGTACTGCCCTCTTTATCGATAGACTGTAGTCGCGTTTGACTACTGGAAACTATTAGCTAACTCTTGGCAAGAGTTACTTTACTCGCTCCAATTCTTGGCTCGTTCAACGGCTTTTGACCACATAGCAAAATTTGCCTGTGCCTGCGCTGCGCCTTGACCTGGTTCAAAGATGCGGTCCATCTTGCTTCCTTTAATCAACCTGTCGTAATCATCCCACAAGCCAGCAGCTAAACCAGCACCAAAGGCTGCCCCTTGGGCTGTAGCGTCGAGGATAGCAGGACGCTCAATCGGAACACCCAGAATATCTGCCTGAAACTGCATCAGAAAATCATTCTGAGCAGCACCGCCATCAACTTTTAGAGATTTAATTAGTGTGTCGCTGTCTTTATTCATTGCCTCTACAACTTCTTTAACTTGGTAGGCAATAGACTCGAGCACCGCCCTAACTATGTGTTCCCGCTGCACGCTGCCAGTGATTCCCAGGATGGCTCCACGCGCATTCATGTCCCAATGAGGCGCACCTAGACCACTCAGCGCAGGAACGAAGTAAACGCCGTTTGTGTCGCTTACCTGACGTGCCAAATGTTCTGTTTGGGCTGCTTCTGTAATTAGCTTCAAACCATCCCGCAACCATTGAATGCTGGCTCCAGTTGTAAACATCGCTCCTTCTAAGGCATAGTTCACTTCGACTGCACTCTGCTTAGCTGCATTGCTCCAAGCCACGGTTGAGAGGAGTTGATTGTGCGATCGCGTTAGTTGATTTCCTGTATGAGCAATTAGGAAACAACCGGTGCCGTAGGTGCATTTTAACATCCCCGGACGATTACAACCGTGAGCAAACAGCGCTGCCTGTTGGTCACCAAAGATTGCTGTAATCGGTACTGCTACTCCCAACAACTTTGGGTCAGTCTTACCAAATAGCCCCATGCTCGGTTGAATCTGGGGCATTAAATGAGCTGGGATACCAAATAAATCTAGTAGCTCCACCTCCCAATCTAGACATGCTAGATTCATCAGCATCGTGCGGCTAGCACTGCTGTGGTCGGTAGCATGAACTTGTCGCCCGGTCAGATTCCACAGCACCCAGGCATCGACCGTGCCAGCCAGTACATTGTCCAGGTTGACCTGTGGTCGTTCGCGCTTGAGCCAATCGAGTAACCAGGCGAGCTTCGTAGCGGAGAAGTAAGCATCAAGCACCAATCCTGTACAGTCTTGGATCTTTGCCGCGTAGCCTTGCTGAGCTAGTTGGCGACATAAGGAAGCCGTGCGGCGGTCTTGCCAGACAATTGCATTGTGCAAAGGCTTGCCTGTGGTTTTGTCCCATAGCAGACAGGTTTCACGCTGCACTGTAAGACCAATTGCTGCTATCTGCTTGGCGGCGATGCCTGTATGCTGTAAAACTTGCTGCAATAAGGCGCGAGTATCGTGCCAAATCTCCTGGGGGCTGTGCTCTAACCAGCCCGGTTGAGGATAATGCTGCGTTAGTTCTTTGTAAGCTTGACCCGCTATAGACCCTTGGGTGTCAAACAAAATCGCTCGACTGCCTGTTGTACCTAAATCGAGTGCCAAAACGTATTGAGACGAATTGATATTCATCGAATATTCTGATAAAACTGCTTCAGGTAAGTTGGCGAAACACCGAAACCCCACAAAAAGCCGATGTAGAGGTAGATTGCTGTAGCCTTGAGTGAACCCCAACGCGCTACACGGCGATCGGAACTCTGCACAATGCGGTTTACCTGACGAATCCGTCCTCGCTGCACTAGCTTCCGGCACAAGTCAGCCTCCTCCATAATCGGAAGCGTACTGTCGAAGCCGCCACATTCCCAGAAATCGGCACGGCGGCAAAAAATTACCTGATCGCCGAACAGCAAGCGTAATCCTTTAAAAAATAAGTGAGGTCGGAAAAGTAAGGGGGCGTAGTAGGTTTTGAGGTAGTTGTGCAGCGATACTCCCCACCGCGTTGTTTGAGTACCTGCCATCAGAGAAATAAACCCCCCGCCAACAACAGCCTTGTCAGCTAAAGTCTGCTCAATCACTCCTACAAGGTCATTTGGTACGCAAGTATCAGCATGCAGAAAGCAGAGAATTTCCCCAGTTGCTGCCTCCGCGCCTCGGTTCATCTGCGCCGAGCGCCCGCATTCACTAGAAAGAACATGCACTCCTGCTGTTTGAGCGATCGCGATTGTCTCGTCTTCACTCCCACCATCCACCACCAATACTTCCTTAGCGGCAGGATCGAGAATACTTAGCTGCCGCAGAGTTCGCCCTAGGCAACTTGCCTCATCCAGTGTTGGAATGATAATGGAAACGCAAGACATCATCAAAAAGGGGTCAGGGAACAGTTTTGAGTTTTAAGTTCTAAGTTACAGAGGCTTTTTAATTCAAAACTTAAAACTTAGCACTTAAAATTACTTCCCTAGCCACTACATTACCTCCGGACAATCGGCTGTTCGACAGCGTCTCGGAACTGTTGGACATCTTCAGTAAAGGCAATTGGCAGAACTGCTACGACATTCTCGTGAGGACGAGGAATAATCACCCACGATTCCAAAGTACCACCGTGAACTTGTTCTACAGCCTCAATTCCAGCTGCCATTGCAGTTTTTACCTCAGAAACATCACCCCGGATATTGACTGTAAAGCGAGCACTGCCGACTCGAATATAACCAACTAACGTGACTCTGCCAGCTTTGACCATGGCATCTGCCGCTGCTAGCACAGCAGGAAAACCCTTTGTTTCAATCGATCCAACTGCCTGTGGCACTGGCAATCTCCTAAATTTAATAAAAGTTATGTGGAGCTAAGAACTAATTGTACGGATCATCGCTACAAATTTTGCTATAAGCGCCCACAATCGTTAGCTTTCCAGCCCTTGATTGGTAGGCAGTAGTTGCATTAGGGTTAAAACATTCGGAACTGTTCGACTTTTTGAGTGTAGTCGATTGGCAGAATGGCTTCCACATTTTCAGTGGGATTAGGAATGATGTAATGGGTAATTACTTGACCACCGTAGGCTTGTTCTCCAGCTGCAATCCCTGCTGCCACTGCTGTGTTGACCTCAGCAACCCTCCCGCGGATGGCGACTAAAAACCGACCGCTTTCCGCTTTGTCAAAATAAACTAACGTGACTGCACCAGCTTTGACCATTGCATCTGCCGCTGCTAACACAGCAGGAAAACCTAACGTTTCAATTACTCCAACCGCTGCTGGCATTACGTAAACTCCTGAGTTATTAATCCATGATGTGAGATTAATTGTACGCAGCAATGCCCCAGTTAAGTTGAAAATGAAATGTTTAAAAAGAAAACCACCTTAATATGGCAGCCCCCGAAAAGTTAGGACAGCTTGCGGGCGCCAGTTAGAGCTTTAGATTAAGACTATTAATCGTTAATAACTTTCTGGTATTTGGATAATCGATTCAACTGGGTAGTCTACCGCTTTCCAGGCTGCAACACCACCTCGAAGTTCTGACACATATTGATATCCAGCGGCACGCAGTTTAGCCGCTGCTTCTGCTGTTTCTTCATCGGTATCGCCGTAGACGTAAATATCTCTTGTTGTTTCAAGGCTTGACAAGGTACGGTCTACTAATTCGTTCAGCGGCAGCGAAATTGCTCCCAAGATGTGGCTGAAGTGAAATTCAGTGCGATCGCGCACATCAATGATTGTCAATGCTGGATCGCCCCAGTCAAGGCGCGCTTTCAGGTCATAAACCAGAGACTGCGCTTTTAGCGGTGGTGGAGAGGGAATAATACCTAGAAACATTGATAGCCATAACCTTTTATGACATTTCTTGCAATTTAACAGTTAATTTTACAGTTTGCAAACTTTTGTGTCGAAATTTTGACATTTATTTTATTAGCTAAGGTAAAAGAGTGCAAAAGTTTAAAAAACGATTAACTCATAGTTAGTTGTTTATTACTTTCTTTAAGTAAAAAATAAATATCCCACCTCTGGAAATCTTCAGTGGTGGGATTGTTTTTTATCCCAGAGATTGCTTGATTCTGGTTACAACTGTCTTTTTCAAGACTCACTTATAACCTAGAAATATACGCTCAACACACTTTTTTGGTTAAGTACATTGACACAATATTGGTGCCTCAAGTGTATGCCCAAGATGAAACTAAATCTATTTTTGCTGATTTTCTGCGTGGTTTTTTAACCGAGCTGCAACATTATAGTCATCTGCACCTGCGGGCGTTCTTGACTCGATCACTCCTTCAGTAGGACCGCCAATCGCCTTCCAGGCTGGCAGACCACCTTTTAGTTCGGACACATGCTCAAACCCGGCAGAGCGAAGGCTTTGGGCAGCTTGGGCAGTTTGTTCGTCGGTTTCGCCGTAAACGTATATATCACGGCTAAACTCAAGCTTGGAGTGTTTTACCCGGTCTGCCAATTCTTGATCCATAGGCATTGCCACAGCACCCATGATATGACCATCATTGAAAACTTGCCGATCGCGCACATCAAGAATTGTAAAAGCTGGTTCGCCCCATTCGAGACGAGATTTGAGTTCATGAACGTTAGATTTCGGGTCAACCGGCGGCTGAGGGGGAATAATGCCACCTAAAGGATTGTTGTTCATAGTAAATGCTTTTTGTAATTGTACGTCTCCCGCAATGTACCAAGGAATACAAGTTTAAACGATCCTTCTTTGGGATGAACGTGATAAATTTCATTCTTGCGGATGAGTTGAATGGTTAGACATAGGATTGTTTGGAATCAATGTTCAGCCCAGCAATCAACTTCACTAAAAGGCAAACTTTTAAACGTTTAAAATAAAGTGTCGATCTTAATACAACCAGCAATAATTTATAGCGCTCACAGTATAAGGATAAAGTGACACAGCAATTGTGATCGCACCTCTCCTAAACTAGATCTTATGAGACCTGGTATTCAACCTTTACCTTCAGAGGTCGTGCATCTGATTGCAGCGGGAGAGGTAATTGACTCTCTTGCAGCTGTGGTGCGGGAACTCGTAGAAAATTCCCTCGATGCAGGGGCAACGCGGATTGTGGTCAGCCTGTGGCCTCAGCAGTGGCGGGTGCGCGTGGCTGATAATGGTTGCGGCATGGAATTCGTAGACTTGCAACAGGCAGCAACTGCCCATAGCACTAGTAAAATTCGCAGTTGTGAAGACCTCTGGAAGATTACTAGTCTGGGATTTCGGGGCGAAGCATTGCATAGCCTAGCCCAACTGGCAGATTTAGAGATTTTGAGTCGTCCAGCTGGATCGACTGAGGGTTGGCGCATTGTTTATTGCTCTCAAGGAAAAGCGGCGCAGGTAGAAACGGTAGCGATCGCTCCTGGTACAGTTGTCACTGTCTCCAATCTGTTCGCTAGCTGGTCTGAACGCCGTCAGGGATTGCCCTCAGCCACACAACAAATGAAAGCGGTACAAACGACAATTCAGCAAATCGCTTTATGTCATCCCTACGTTACTTGGCAAATTTGGCAAAATGATCGCGAATGGTTCACCCTCTGTCCAGGCGCAACCACCCAACAACTACTACCGCAGATTCTACGTCAGGTACGTTTGAGTGACTTGCAGCAACTGAAAATTGAGGTAGCCACTCCTAAAGGAGAAGGATCTGAAGAGAGAGAGCAAGGGGAGCAAGAGTGGAATCCAAAATCCAAAATCCAAAATCCAAAATTGAATCACTCTTCACTCCAATTAGTTCTAGGCTTACCAGATCGGTACCATCGTCATCGCCCGGATTGGGTACGGGTGGCGGTAAATGGAAGAATGGTGAAGTCGCCGGAACTAGAACAAACCATGTTGGCAGCTATGGCGCGGACATTACCCCGCGATCGCTATCCAGTCTGTTTCCTGCATTTACGAATCCCCCCCAATCAAATAAACTGGAATCGCCATCCAGCTAAGGCAGAAATTTATCTGCACCACCTGAGTTACTGGCAAGAGCAAGTTACCCAAGCAATTGAGCAAGCCCTCCGCCTCGGTGCCACTAATTTTCCAGAGGCTGTTCATATGGCGCGGGTAGGTAAGTTAATCAAAGCAGCAGAAGAAAAAGGTGCCTACGGTACAAGTCGCTCCATTCAACCAACACCAGCTGAAATAGAGACAAACAAATCTGAAGAAAACACTAACCCTCGCCCCACTCTTCGAGAAGCCGCCTGCGCGTCTACGCCCCTCGCCTCTCACTCCTTAAAAGCGATCGCTCAAGTTCACAATACTTATATCCTGGCAGAGCATCCAGCAGGATTGTGGTTAGTGGAACAGCACATTGCTCATGAACGAGTTTTATACGAGCAACTATGCGATCGCTGGCAACTTGTCCCTCTGGAACCCCCAGTCATTCTTAATCAGCTGACTCCAGCGCAGCGATCGCAACTAGAACGAATCGGTTTAGAAGTAGAACCTTTTGGTGAGCAGTTGTGGGCAGTCCGCACAGCACCCGCAGTACTGCAACAACGAGACGACTGCGCCGAAGCATTGTTAGAACTTAGCTGGGGAGGCGACTTACAAACGGCTCAGGTAGCAACCGCCTGTCGCAGTGCCATTCGTAACGGTACACCCCTGAATTTAGAAGACATGCAAACTTTATTAGATCAATGGCAACGCACCCGCAATCCTCGCACTTGTCCTCACGGTCGCCCAATTTATTTATCTTTGGAAGAGTCTGCTTTAGCTCGCTTCTTCCGGCGACATTGGGTAATTGGTAAAAGTCACGGGATATAGCCTCCTACTCGCTTAGCCATAAATATCTGGCTTTCCTAGTTCGTTGGCATCCAACATTACGCCGCCTTCTTAGCGCAACTGGCAGAGATACCTCTGTAGCCAACGGGTGTACGTGGATGAATCGGGCATGGATGAACGGGATGACTATGGCTATGGTTGCTGTGCATCCGGAGTGCAATTTGAGGTACTCAAGTCTTGACAACGAATGGGACGAGTCAACATGATTGCTGCCTATTGTGAGCAACAGTTAAGTGCTGCTTTTACCGTCGAAGGTGCCTGTAATCGAGTGGTATTTGAAACTTGGCTAGAAACCTGTTTATTGCCAACCCTTGAGCCCGGAAAGGTGGTGATTTTAGATAACGCAACGTTTCACCATGGCGGCTCCATTGCCTAATTGATTGAGTCGGTGGGATGTCGTCTATTGTATTTACCGGCTTATTCTCCAGACTTCAATCGCATTTAGAAGTGTTGGGCAAGGGGATAAAAGTCAGACTCGCAAAGGCTTGTCCAGCTTTGGTTCTTTGCGACCAGCCATGGAATCTGTTCTCAAAGATGCTGTGTCCTAATACTCTTAGCGGTAGCTATACTATCCATTCAATTAGATAAAAATCTCTAAATTAATGGTCAGCTTAAACCAAATTTAACCTGAATCTGGGAAGTTCTTATTTAGGATCTCAAAAGGTGCAAGACGTAAATTCAATTACTTATGAAGACTCAGGTTGAAGGCTACGAGGTAAAAAAATTACTGCTTAGAACTCAAAAGCTTACTGATGAATGTAAGTGATTTGTTTACACTCACTGGATTCTTTACCTGCATAGTATTTAAGCCAGAGAGTAATTAAGCCTGCTTGCTGAGTAAATTTTTCTGACTTTGTTGAGATAAAACGATGATGCTTCAAATGTTTTCCAAGCGACGAGCGTTTCTCACATCCCTGATTGCTTTGGCGATGGGTGTATCTGCCTGTCAACCCGGTCAACAAACTACCCCGACAGCTGGAAATCAGGCTACCCCTGCAGCGGGTACTAATGGTCAGGCTCCTAGTGCAAGTCTGAGTGGTGCAGGTGCGACCTTCCCGGCACCTCTATATCAGCGGTGGTTCACTGAGTACAACCAAAAAGTTAACCAAAATGTGCGGGTCAGCTATCAGTCTGTTGGTAGCGGTGCTGGGCTGGAACAATACATTAATGGAACTGTAGATTTTGGAGCCAGTGATGCGCCGATCCGAGGCGATCGCCTAGAGGCGTTTCGCAAAAAATACAATGCAGAACCGATTCAGATCCCCATGGCTGCTGGCGCAGTTCCACTCGCCTATAACCTACCAGAAATTAAGGGTCAAGAGTTAAGGCTTTCCCGCGCAGCTTATTGTGGCATCGTTACAGGTAAGGTAACTCGGTGGAACGATCAGCTAATTCAAAAGGATAATCCTGGAGTGAACCTACCGGATAGACCGCTTACCTTTGCTCATCGTTCCGACGGTAGTGGCACCACCTTCATTTTTGTCAATCATATTGATGCCGCCTGCCCCGACTGGCAAGCGGGGGTTGGTACCTCGGTCAACTGGCCTACAGGTGTTGGCGCTCAAGGTAATGAGGGGGTTTCTGCCCAAATTCAGCAGAATGAAGGTACAATTGGCTACATTGAGTATGCCTATGCCAAACTCAATCAGATTCCAACTGCTGTACTGGAAAATGCGTCAGGTCAATTCGTTGCACCCAGCGCCGAGTCTGCCGCAGCCGTGTTTGAGAACGTAGAAATTCCCAAGGACTTCGGTCTGCTAGTACCAGATCCAAAAAATTCAGAGGCTTTTCCTATTGCTGGCTTGACTTGGATCATGGTTTATCCACAGTACCAGGATAAGGAAAAATATACAGCCCTGAGGAATGTGCTGATGTGGTCTCTTACTGATGGTAGACCGATCACTGAAGAATTGGGCTATATCCCCATGCCAGAAAACATCGTTAAGCGAGTTGAGGATGTTCTGGAGAACCAAGTTCAGGTAGCAGCGAACTGAAGTATTAAGTTATATGTTGAGCAGGGCACAACTTCTGTAAAATTACAGATTGTATAGAGGGTAAATCATGAGTTCTGTAACTGGAGAGTCTATTAGAGGTCAGCAGCCGTCCCTTGATAAGCGACCTACCACAGAGCGGGCATTCGACCAAGGCTTTTTCTGGTTGACCTTGTTCTTTGCGATCGCTGTAGGTGCAGTTTTGGTCTGGATTATCTTCCAGATTGGGAGCTCCGCGTGGCCTGCAATCCAGGCATATGGTGTGCGGTTTCTGACCACTACAACCTGGGACCCTGTTAACGATGTCTACGGGGCACTTCCCCAAATTTACGGCACTCTAGTTACGTCTCTGATTGCCCTGCTCATTGCTGTTCCTGTGGGAATTGGGGTCGCTGTATTTTTGAGTGAAAACTTTCTCCCCAGCTCTATCCGCACTCCAATTGCCTTAGCCATAGAACTGATCGCAGCCATCCCCAGCGTTGTTATTGGTTTGTGGGGCATTTTTGTTTTGATCCCCTTCTTGCGACCCTTCTACAGCTTTCTTCACAATAATTTTGGCTGGATTCCGCTTTTTAGTACAGTTCCAAGAGGCAATAGCCTCCTGACTTTGGGCATAGTTTTGGCAGTCATGATCCTCCCAACCATCATTGCTATTTCCCGTGGCAGTTTGCTTTCTTTGCCCCGTGACCTTCGTCAAGGCGCAATGGCTCTAGGCGCAACTCGCTGGGAGACGATCTTTAGAGTTCTAATCCCGGCAGCTTTTTCGGGGATTGTTGGTTCAATTATGTTAGCTCTAGGTCGAGCCTTGGGAGAAACGATGGCGGCAGCCATGTTGGTTGGTAATGCTAACCAAATTACCGTATCTATTTTGGCTCCCGGAGCTACCATTGCTTCCTTGATTGCATCTCAGTTTGGTGAGGCAGGTCGTAGCCAGGTAGCTGCTCTACTTTACTCTGGTGTAGTACTGCTGGTTTTATCGCTGATTGTCAATATCCTGGCAGAAGTAATTATTCAAAAATTCCAGAACGTAGAGTAGTCTAAATTTCTGCCTTGAAA
This window of the Chroococcidiopsis sp. CCMEE 29 genome carries:
- the pstS gene encoding phosphate ABC transporter substrate-binding protein PstS is translated as MMLQMFSKRRAFLTSLIALAMGVSACQPGQQTTPTAGNQATPAAGTNGQAPSASLSGAGATFPAPLYQRWFTEYNQKVNQNVRVSYQSVGSGAGLEQYINGTVDFGASDAPIRGDRLEAFRKKYNAEPIQIPMAAGAVPLAYNLPEIKGQELRLSRAAYCGIVTGKVTRWNDQLIQKDNPGVNLPDRPLTFAHRSDGSGTTFIFVNHIDAACPDWQAGVGTSVNWPTGVGAQGNEGVSAQIQQNEGTIGYIEYAYAKLNQIPTAVLENASGQFVAPSAESAAAVFENVEIPKDFGLLVPDPKNSEAFPIAGLTWIMVYPQYQDKEKYTALRNVLMWSLTDGRPITEELGYIPMPENIVKRVEDVLENQVQVAAN
- the pstC gene encoding phosphate ABC transporter permease subunit PstC, translating into MSSVTGESIRGQQPSLDKRPTTERAFDQGFFWLTLFFAIAVGAVLVWIIFQIGSSAWPAIQAYGVRFLTTTTWDPVNDVYGALPQIYGTLVTSLIALLIAVPVGIGVAVFLSENFLPSSIRTPIALAIELIAAIPSVVIGLWGIFVLIPFLRPFYSFLHNNFGWIPLFSTVPRGNSLLTLGIVLAVMILPTIIAISRGSLLSLPRDLRQGAMALGATRWETIFRVLIPAAFSGIVGSIMLALGRALGETMAAAMLVGNANQITVSILAPGATIASLIASQFGEAGRSQVAALLYSGVVLLVLSLIVNILAEVIIQKFQNVE